ATTGCGCGCAAAATCGGTCTCTCCTGCCATGTCATACCCAATGCGTACGATGCGAGCATTTTTTGGTCTCCTCAGGATGCAACTGAGCAGCGAGCAGGCGATTTGGCCTTTGTGGGGCGGTTGGTTTGCGAGAAAGGCCTCCGCGTTCTGCTCGATGCTTTGGCCATTTTAAAGCCCTCAGCCCAGCCACGCCTGACAATTATAGGCGACGGTTCGGAACGGAAGGCCCTCGAACAGCAGTCGCGGCATCTTGGGCTGGCTTCAGTCGATTTCGTGGGCGCCAAACCGCCGGCAGAAGTGGCCCAACTCCTGCAAACTCATCGAATTCTCGTAGTCCCTTCGTTGTCAGAAGAACCCTTTGGAATTGTTGCTCTCGAAGGCGCCGCCTGCGGGTGTGTCGTGCTGGGGTCCAATGGGGGTGGGTTGCCCGAGGCCATCGGCACCACAGGCGCCACCTTTCAGCGCGGCGATGCGGCCGATTTGGCAGCAAAGCTGGCCCTTCTGCTCGCGCACCGCGCCGAATGGGTCCATTACCGTGAAGCCGCAGCGGCGCACCTGGCCAGGCATCAGCCGGCCCGGGTTGCGGCGCAGTATCTGGATGTGTTCCGAATTGTCCTTGGCCCTCTGGCATCGCTCGGCGCGAAGCGTCGTGGACTGCGCCAGTCCTCTGGCGCTTTTCCCCAGATTGCCCCGATGCCGGACCCACCCAACCCACGCCTTTGTTTCTGATTTCATGGAATCGAACTGGACCCCAGCTCCTGACGCGCGCGTTTCAGGATTCAGGCCTGTCTCGAGCCGGTGTCCCAAGCGCGCTATTGCCTGGCCCGGCTGGGCATCGCTTTGGCTCCTGAGCGGATTGGCCCTCGCCGTCCTGGAGGGCGCAGTCCGCAAATGGGGGTTGGGAGGCGCTCATGGCTTGGGGAGTTATGCGGTCTATTTTTCAAAAGACCTCATGTTCGCCGCTCTGGTTTGTTTGCCGGCATCGCGGGGAGCGTCGAGAGCCACCCGGCAGTTTGGCTCCTGGCTTGGCTGGGGCGCCGGCTTGGTCATCACCGGGGCAGCGCTGAGTTCGCTGGTGACGGTAAATCCGGTCGGCGCCCTCCTGACGTTGCGCTCGGCGATTGTCCTGCCGCTTTTGGCGTGGTGGGCTGCTTCGCGCGTTTCGAGAGCGGCACTGCGCCGGGTGCTTTGGAGCTTGGTCGCTTTCGCAATCCTCAATTGCAGCTTGGGCATGGTTCAAAACAAACTCCCTCCCGGCCACCCATTAAATCGCTACGCGGCGGAGTCGCTGGAAATTGTTGCCGAAGGCTCAGGCGTCAGAGCGACGGGGACATTCGCCTACATCACAGGGCTGGGTGTGATGGGGTCGGTGGGGATTTGGACAGGGCTGGCGCTACTGAGTATTGGGCGGAAGCGATGGGAGCAAATTGCCGGGCTGGCAGGCATTGCCGCCGGTTTTGGCTGCGGGCTGGCCTCCATCTCGCGCGGCCCCGTACTGACGGGAGCAGGAATGGTGGTGGGTTGGATTTTCCTGGGGCGCCCGCGTGGGAGGGTGCTACTGGGCCTGATCACAGCGCTCTTGCTGGCTGCTGGAACAGGCGTGGTCATCGGCGCCTGGCCTGCGGTCGAAGGCTTGTGGCAGGGCGTCGAGGAGCGACAGGAACATGCAACCGACACCTTGCGCGAGCGGATTTTCGGACATGCAAGTGAGGTTATTTCCGCGCTCAGACAAGCGCCGCTGGGACGCGGCTTTGGGACCGAACAAATGGGCGGGTCCTTTTACGCCACCGGTGAGATGAATTTCAAAGAGTATGAAGGCCAATTCCCCCGCATGGTGATGGAAACGGGCGCAGCGGGTTTAGCGGGGTTTGTGTTGGTCTGCGCCGGGGCATTAATCGCGTTAGACCGGGCACGCCGGGCCGCCGGCGCAGTGAAAGGACGCGGCGAGAGGCGCTCGGGAAGGAGGGGCAAGGTTGCTATAGGCTCGGAAGGCGATTGGGGTGGCGTGTTGGCTGCCACGGAATTTTTGTTACTAAGCCTCTTCTGCGGCAACGTACTTTATAACCACACGGCGTCGGCTTTTGCCTGGATGATATTCGCAGCGGTGCTGGGCGCGAGCACATCGCAGGAAAGGGAGTCCCCCAGTATGTTTTTCCCCGCTCTTTGAGCCCTCTGCGGTTGTAGCGCATGTGGCAGACTCTTCTGTAGCTTCAACCTTTCGGGGTTTTACTAAATGGGCGTAGTTTTTATCGCGCCGGTCATTCCGTTGGATGTGGCGATGATGGCGGCGGCGTTGGAACGGGCAGGCTGGCTGGACCGCCTTGTCACGCGGTGGTGTTTTACCGGTAGCGGGTGGGCGAGGGCGAGGCGATTCCGGTGTCCCGAGCGGTGGTTGCGCCGGCCACAGGCCCCCGTCGGCCGCGAGCATTTGTTGCGTGTGCCGCTGGCGGACGTGCGGCAGAAAGGAGCCGCTTGGTTTGGAGGCGGCCAGATTAAGGCCCTGGATAAATCGTTTGCGCGGGTGGACCAGGCGGGGGCAAAGCTGGTAACCGGCCAGACAGGGGCGGTGCTGGCGCGGGAGGACTCGTGCATTGAGAGCTTTCACCAAGCCGCTGAGTGGGGGCGTCCACGGCTCTACCAGTTGCCTAGCGCGCACTGCGCCACGGTGGAACGCTTGATAAGACGTGAGGCGGTTGAATTTCCCGAGGCATTTGACCGGGGCGAAATGGAAGCGGAATTCGCGCCTGCCCGGCTGCAACGGAAGTCAGAGGAACTCGACCTGGCCACCTGGGTGCTGTGTCCCTCGAATTTCGCAGCAAACAGCGTGCGGGCGGCCGGCGCGGCCGCAGAGAGAATCTGCACATTGCCTTTGGGAAGTGATACACGGTGGAGCCCCGTGGCAACAGTCGAACGGGGTCCGGTGTTCCTTTGCGTCGGCAAAGTCTGCGCGCGTAAAGGTATCCACCGGGTCTTGCGCGTATGGAAGAAACTCGGGGCCTGGCGCACCCACCGGCTGCGGCTGATCGGTGAGCTTGGCTTGCCGCACCGATTCCTTGCCGAGTTCAGCGGGTGCTTCGAGCATGTCGCCCGGGTGGCCCGCGAAGCATTGCCCATCGAATATAGTCGCGCCCAGGCGCTCGTGTTTAATCCGGTTGCAGACGGTTTTGGCCATGTGTTTGCCGAAGCGATGGCCTGCGGCGCCCCCGTGCTGGCCAGCCGCAATTGCGGCGCGCCCGACCTGGTGACCGATGGCGTGGAAGGCCGGTTGTTCGATTACGGCGACGACGAGCAACTTGGGGCGACTCTCGATTGGGCCCTGACCCACCCGCGCGAGCTGGGTCTAATGGGCGCCGGCGCCCGGCGCCGCGCTCTCACCTGGGGTTGGGAGCAATTCAGCAGAGGGTTTTTAGAGTGGTTGGAACCGCTGATAAACCTCGGCAGGTAAAAAATTAGCGGCCATGCGTGTCATCCATTTCCAACGCCGGCCCGCCGATGGCCAGGTGAGCATCGAGCGCGTGTTCAACCAACTCCGGGCCGCCATGCCGGCGGGCATCCATTGCAGCGCGCATATTAGCCCCTGCTTCAGCCGGGGCATCCTGCCGCGCCTGGCCAACATCCTCGACGCCCGAGCCCACTGCGCCCAACTCAATCATATCGTGGGCGATTCCCATTACCTCGCCCTCGCCCTCGACCCAACCCGCACCATCCTCACCGTCCACGACTGCGCACCCCTCCTTCGGCTCCGCGGACCAAAACGCTTCCTCGTCCGGTGGTTCTGGTTCGAACTTCCACTGCGCCGCGCCGCCATCGTCACCGCCATCTCCGACGCCACCCGGCGCGAACTCGCCCGCCTTCTGCCCCGCATCCGCCGCCCCGTGCGCGTGGTCCATAACTGCCTGCCGACCCATTTCCGCCCGGAGCCTAAGCCCTTCAACCAACACGACCCGTTGCTCCTGCAGGTCGGCACCGCCCCCAACAAAAACCTCGAACGCCTCATCCTGGCCATGGCCGGACTGCCTTGCCGCTTGCGCATCATCGGCAAGCTGGGTCCACAACACCTGCGCCTGTTGCGCAGCCATGCCATCCAATACGACAACCTGCCTCGCGCCACCGAGGCCGAACTCATCGAGTCCTACCGGCAATCCGATGCGGTGCTCTTCGCCTCGACTTACGAAGGGTTCGGGCTGCCCATCCTGGAAGCCAACGCCATTGGGCGCCCGGTCCTCACCGGCAATTGCCTGTCCATGCCGGAAGTGGCCGGTCCCGCGGCCTGCCTGGTGGACCCCTACGATGCGGGCTCGATCCGCCAGGGCCTTGTGCGCATCATCTCGGATTCGCAATACCGCCAGCGCCTGGTCGGCGCCGGATTCCAAAACGTCAAGCGGTTTTCACCCAAAAGCATCGCGGCCCAATACGCCGCCATATACCGCGAGTTGCAGGGAAACGTGGCATGAGTTGAAAGCGGAAAGGGGGAAAGCAGAAAGCAGAAAGGGGAAAGGGCGCTTGTGGGTGAGCGGTGGGCGCGGGTGAAGGGTGGGTGAGATTCAGGCCGCTATCGAGAAGGCGGAGGGGATTTTAGAATTTTGATTTTAGATTTTCGATTGGGGACAGATGGGGAAGGCGGAAAGGGGAAAGCAGATTAAACCGCGGAATACGCGGAAAGGGGGAAAGGGGGAAAGGGGAAGTGGAAAGCAGGAGAGCAGGAAAGGGCGGGCCGATTCTTAAGGGCGAATGAACGCCAATGGACGCGAATAGATCATGCCAGGCGCAGGGCTGCCTTGGATAATCTGGCCGACAGAGGGGAATCCGGGGGAGTGGATTCTGAACGAGCCGTCGAATGGGAATCTGTTGATGCTGGCGCTGAACGAGAGAACTGAGCGATGCGGGCCGCCCACAACTCCCCAATGGGCAATGGAGGTGGCGCGCCCGCATTCGCTCCAGTGATTTTGTTAGCCGCCTTCAATTCGTGAGATGTTTGACTAGCGCCTGACAGAATTCGTTTATGATTTCTTCGCCATGCCGTATCTCGGCCGTCTTACCCTGGGGAATATTCTTGTCCCGAAAGAAGCCGCCACCGACGTATTTGAACCGAAAGTCCTTCTTCGTCCTTTCAACGAGTTCCTTCAGATCTTGGGTGCTGATATCACCAAGCCGAAAATGTGACCAGAGACAGAAACGGCCGTATAGTGGGCAAGGGCAATCAGACGCTGCGGGCGCTCGGACAGAGAGAGCCGCGGGAATGATGAACCCCGCCGGCCTCTGTGACCGGCACGGCGGCGATTGCTGATTACTTTTCAGTTCCGCCCGCTATGGTGCCACTTGGAGCCGGAAGAAAAGTTGGTTCCAGTTGTCCACGTCCCAATACTGCGGATAAACCATGCTGGTGTTGGTGGCTGTGAACGCCGAGCCTTGGTTGGTCCATGTGCTCAAATCCGCCGACACCTGTAATTGGTAGTTGGTCGTAGGGGTGAGATTGGAGAATGTCGGCTTGACTGCCTTCATCAAATCCACCCGTGGCCCGGACTCATACACATATAACTGCTGGACTTCGGAAGCCGAAAGGGCACGGTTGTAAATGCGAACATCGTTAATGGCGCCGAGGAAACCAGTCTGATTACTAGCGGTTTGAGCAACAGGGGCCCCGATTACAAGGGGAAAGGGACCTGCACTCACCGTGAATGGAGTAACAATAACCGATGCTGCCACAACCCCGTTCGTATAGAACTTACAGAGACCATTCCCCCCATCGGCGATAGCGACCATATGATACCACTGATTGTGACTCACCGAGGTTGCGCCAGCTTCTGGCATCCACTGTGCGTAGTTGGCGGTCCACTGGGGGGCGATTATATCGGGGCCCTGCCACCAGACTGACCAAGCACGATAGGACCAGTCCATAGAAACCGGCTGTTTCCAAGCTTTATCCAGCAAGCACCCTACCCACTGGGTATCTCCGAAGCAATCAAACCACAGGCTCACGGTTACGGCGTTGGTGATGTCAAGCGATGGTGAGTCGGCGACCTGAACGGACGAGTTAAGGGCACCTGTGAAAATCGCCGCCAGCCGGTTGCTCACAGTTGCGAAGGTGACGTTTTGTGCTGTCCCGTTGTTCCCATGTCCGCTCGCATCGTTCGCATTCCCGTTGAATGGATAATACGCCACCAGACCGTTGGTGAGAAAGGATTGAGCTTGAACTTGAGCGGCAAAAGCCGCCGCGATTGTGAGAGTTCCAAGCAGTATTCTAGCCATTCCCGACAGCTTGCCATTCATATTTTTCATTCGTTATTTTCAATTTTATTCCACACCGCCGCCATTAGAGCAGCAGTTGCGGTGCCATCCATAGCGGCGTCCAGACTATTGTCTGTGTTCGGGAATTATCGCTCCGGCAAAATGGCGTGAATGCGGAAAATGGACAGGTCCACGGCCTTTGCAGTGGTGTTAAGGACACACCGGCAGGCCAAAGGCATTTCCCAAGAGCTTTTAGCCGAGAAGGCCGATATTCACCCCACCCATGTCGGCCTCATTGAAAGGTCGCTCCGCAACCCAAGCCTTAATGTCGCCAAGGCCATCGCGAGTGCCCTCGGTTTGTCGCTGGCGGACATGATTGCCGAAGCTGAACGAATTCAAGGAAAGGGAGCCTGACGGGAGGCACCACTCGCCCCCCGCTAGAATGTGATGGGCAACGGGTTCAGCCTGCCTTTGTATTCTGGCGCGCCAACGCTGACCCACAACCAAAAAGGCCAGCCTGTTTGTTCAGAAAAGCGGGGGGCGGGCAGATTATCTGGCGTCAGCCGTTCTGTCGTTCGGCGCGTTGAGGGTGCCGATTTGCTCCGGTTTGGGTCTTGGCGCAGGTTTGGAGGGAAAGAGGGGAAACGGTCAAAGGTCCATTCCAGCCCCTATTTTCAAGGGTTTTGAGCGAAAATAATACGTTGTCAATTATGCTCAGGCAGGGCGGGCCAAGCGCGTCCGGTATGAAACAGGGATGTAATCCCGCCCTTGCCTGGAGCGCCTTGTTCGGCTCCCTCATGGTTTCTTACGCTTTCGCGCCAACACCACTAGCACGACCAGAGCGACAAGCGCCAGCCCAATCGTGACGGCAGCCGCGCCCTTATCGAACTGAAACGACCAAATGAAGTCGGTGTGGGTCTGGACATTCGTGTTCATGTTGCCGAACACGTAAGCTCAGGCGCGCCGGGCGGCTGAACCAATAAGGCTGCGGAGGCGACGACCGGCGCGGCCTGGAGCGATTGGTTAAGT
The Verrucomicrobiia bacterium genome window above contains:
- a CDS encoding glycosyltransferase family 4 protein produces the protein MGVVFIAPVIPLDVAMMAAALERAGWLDRLVTRWCFTGSGWARARRFRCPERWLRRPQAPVGREHLLRVPLADVRQKGAAWFGGGQIKALDKSFARVDQAGAKLVTGQTGAVLAREDSCIESFHQAAEWGRPRLYQLPSAHCATVERLIRREAVEFPEAFDRGEMEAEFAPARLQRKSEELDLATWVLCPSNFAANSVRAAGAAAERICTLPLGSDTRWSPVATVERGPVFLCVGKVCARKGIHRVLRVWKKLGAWRTHRLRLIGELGLPHRFLAEFSGCFEHVARVAREALPIEYSRAQALVFNPVADGFGHVFAEAMACGAPVLASRNCGAPDLVTDGVEGRLFDYGDDEQLGATLDWALTHPRELGLMGAGARRRALTWGWEQFSRGFLEWLEPLINLGR
- a CDS encoding LPXTG cell wall anchor domain-containing protein; translation: MNTNVQTHTDFIWSFQFDKGAAAVTIGLALVALVVLVVLARKRKKP
- a CDS encoding helix-turn-helix transcriptional regulator; the encoded protein is MDRSTAFAVVLRTHRQAKGISQELLAEKADIHPTHVGLIERSLRNPSLNVAKAIASALGLSLADMIAEAERIQGKGA
- a CDS encoding LamG domain-containing protein → MKNMNGKLSGMARILLGTLTIAAAFAAQVQAQSFLTNGLVAYYPFNGNANDASGHGNNGTAQNVTFATVSNRLAAIFTGALNSSVQVADSPSLDITNAVTVSLWFDCFGDTQWVGCLLDKAWKQPVSMDWSYRAWSVWWQGPDIIAPQWTANYAQWMPEAGATSVSHNQWYHMVAIADGGNGLCKFYTNGVVAASVIVTPFTVSAGPFPLVIGAPVAQTASNQTGFLGAINDVRIYNRALSASEVQQLYVYESGPRVDLMKAVKPTFSNLTPTTNYQLQVSADLSTWTNQGSAFTATNTSMVYPQYWDVDNWNQLFFRLQVAP
- a CDS encoding glycosyltransferase family 1 protein; the encoded protein is MRVIHFQRRPADGQVSIERVFNQLRAAMPAGIHCSAHISPCFSRGILPRLANILDARAHCAQLNHIVGDSHYLALALDPTRTILTVHDCAPLLRLRGPKRFLVRWFWFELPLRRAAIVTAISDATRRELARLLPRIRRPVRVVHNCLPTHFRPEPKPFNQHDPLLLQVGTAPNKNLERLILAMAGLPCRLRIIGKLGPQHLRLLRSHAIQYDNLPRATEAELIESYRQSDAVLFASTYEGFGLPILEANAIGRPVLTGNCLSMPEVAGPAACLVDPYDAGSIRQGLVRIISDSQYRQRLVGAGFQNVKRFSPKSIAAQYAAIYRELQGNVA
- a CDS encoding glycosyltransferase; the encoded protein is MRILLQTAFSPSIGGIETLSMLLATEWHRAGVSVSVCTPIKGLNHGPEVFPFPVHRRPTPMKLLRLSRTADLVVQMNISLRRLWPMTCCRTPWIAVHHGPYSTPGNEQRGWRDKLKLLCAGTASANICPSGYIARKIGLSCHVIPNAYDASIFWSPQDATEQRAGDLAFVGRLVCEKGLRVLLDALAILKPSAQPRLTIIGDGSERKALEQQSRHLGLASVDFVGAKPPAEVAQLLQTHRILVVPSLSEEPFGIVALEGAACGCVVLGSNGGGLPEAIGTTGATFQRGDAADLAAKLALLLAHRAEWVHYREAAAAHLARHQPARVAAQYLDVFRIVLGPLASLGAKRRGLRQSSGAFPQIAPMPDPPNPRLCF